The Antarcticibacterium flavum genome contains the following window.
TTTGTTATTTCAAAAGTATATTCCTTAATCTTTCTTATCTGCTACATTTTTGGACATACTCAAAGTTGACTCTATACTCTCCAGGAAGCTGTCAACTTCAAATGGTTTTTCAATAAAATTATTGGCTCCTGCAGCAATACAAATTTTACTTGCCCCATCTAGGCCCGACATCATAAGTATTGGTGTATTGGAAATACCTTCTGTATCCCTTATATCAGCACAAATTTCTGTGCCATCCACCCCGCTTAATAATTTATCCATGATGACAAGGTCGAAAGGTTCCTCCTGTAATTTTTGTACAGTTTCCCCGGGTAACCTTAAAAGAGTTACGTCATATCCATTCATTTCAAGTTGGTCATTAAGGATTATACCTAAATAATGATCGTCCTCAACAAGTAAAATTTTGCTCATTTAGATTCTTTTTATCTAATTAATTTATCTTTCCCAAACTCCTGCCACTCGCCCGGACAACGACCATATTAAAAGCGTTTAGATCCTGTGAGGATATATTCCTTTTAATGCCGCTTAATACAATGCCAAAAATAAGAATAAAACTTACAAAATCAAGCACTGTTAATACTCCTCCAAGATCACTTTCACATAATACTCTTCCGTTAAGTTTTTCGCCTATCCATATGATGTTTGATCACCCTTAAAGTTTAGAGGGATTACGGAAAACTTTTTGGTAATCAGTTCTCCAGGTTAATAAGGAATTTTTTTTAACACATTTCACAAAATTTTCACATAAAGTTCGAATTTAAAGTACTTTTTTTACGGCCATTAAAATTATTAATCCGAAGTATTTATCCAATATTTACTGTGTTTAGTTAATTTAAACCTACCCTAAAATGGCCAAAAAAACTACTACCCCCTCGACCCGGACCAAAAAAACTTCATCCCCTAAATCCACTGCAACTAAACCACCTATCGTGAAACGATCCAAACGGGTGGCAGATGAGGATATGTTCAAAGACAGTGATTATATGCACGAGCAGTTGGACAGGCTCATATTCGCACTGGAAGCATTTAGGGAAGGAGATATCTCAGTGCGATTATCAAAAGAACGCAATGATAAATTTGCCGATGTAGCTGAAGCCTACAATACGATGGTGGAAATGATTGGAGGGGTAAGTACAGAGGTATCCCGTATCTCCCGTGTTGGTGGTATTGAAGGGAATCTTGATGCCAGGGCCGAGTTTAAAGCCTCGACCGGGGTGTGGAAGGATATGATCGATAACATTAACATTCTTATTGAAGCAATTGCGAAACCGGTACTTGAGGTAAGCCGTATCCTTAACAGTATTGCTGCAGGAAAGCTGGAAGATAAATTTAGCCTTACTGTAACCGGCGATTTCCGGGCGATGGCAGATGTTATTAACCGCACCCTAGGCAGTTTGAACATCTTTGCTGAGCAGGTAACGCTGGTGGCCCGCGAGGTGGGGGTTGAAGGAAAGCTGGGGGGGCAGGCGAGTGTTCCAAACGTCTCTGGTACCTGGAAGGATCTTACAGACAATGTAAACCATATGGCAACCAACCTTACTGAGCAGGTACGGGAGATCGCAAGGGTGACTACGGCCGTGGCCGATGGGGATCTTTCCCGAAAAATTACCGAAGAAGGAAAAGGAGGGGAAGTACTTGGATTATCAACCACGATAAACAGGATGGTTGATTCCCTGAATATCTTTGCTGCAGAGGTTACCAACGTGGCGCGTGAGGTAGGGGTGGAAGGAAAACTCGGTGGCCAGGCAAACGTTCCAAACGTTGCGGGAACCTGGAAAGACCTTACCGTGAACGTGAACACCATGGCATCCAACCTTACCGCCCAGGTACGGGAGATCGCAGGAGTAGCAACATCTGTTGCGAATGGTGACCTTTCCAAGAAAATTTCGATAAACGTAAAAGGGGAGATCGCAGAACTTAAGGATACCATTAACCAGATGGTGGACTCCCTGAACATATTCTCTGATGAGGTAACGCGTGTGGCCCGCGAAGTGGGAACTGAAGGAAAGCTGGGAGGACAGGCAGAAGTGCCAGATGTTGCAGGTACCTGGAAGGATCTTACAGATAATGTGAATACCATGGCGAGCAACCTTACTAATCAGGTAAGGGAGATTGCTTCTGTAACCACCGCGGTGGCACAGGGAGACCTTTCACAAAAAATTACAGAAGAAGGAAAAGGAGGGGAGGTATTGATACTTTCCAACACCATTAATAGCATGGTTGACTCCCTTACCCTGTTTGCGGCAGAGGTTACCCGTGTGGCCAGGGAGGTGGGCACAGAAGGAAAGCTGGGAGGCCAGGCGACTGTACCAAGTGCGGCCGGTACCTGGAAGGATCTTACAGATAATGTGAATATCATGGTAAGCAACGTTACAACCCAGGTGAGGGAAATTGCAAATGTTGCAACCGCGGTGGCAGATGGGGACCTTTCGCAAAAGATCTCCATTGATGTAAAAGGAGAGATCGCAGAACTTAAGGATACGATCAACCAGATGGTGGACTCCCTGAACATATTCTCAGATGAGGTAACCCGTGTGGCACGTGAAGTGGGAACCGAAGGGATCCTGGGAGGCCAGGCAAAGGTGCCAGATGTAGCCGGTACCTGGAAGGATCTTACAGATAATGTGAACTATATGGCATCCAACCTTACCACACAGGTAAGGGAGATCGCAAATGTGGCAACTGCCGTGGCAAAAGGAGATCTCGCACAAAAGATCGCCATTGAAGCCAAGGGAGAAATAGCAGAACTAAAAGAAACCATCAACACGATGGTGGATTCCCTAAATATATTTTCAGATGAGGTAACCCGTGTGGCACGTGAGGTGGGAACCGAAGGGATCCTGGGTGGACAGGCCGAAGTACCTAATGTAGGGGGAGCCTGGCTGGAACTTACCGAGAACGTAAATACGATGGCATCCAACCTTACCACCCAGGTGAGGGAGATCGCCTCTGTAACCAAGGCGGTGGCAAACGGTGATTTATCTAAAAAGATATCTGAAGAGGAAAAAGGAGGGGAAGTACTTGAACTTTCCACCATTATAAACACCATGGTGGACTCACTGAACATTCTTTCCAACGAGGTGACCCGTGTGGCCCGGGAGGTAGGAACCGAAGGGATGCTGGGAGGACAGGCAGAGGTGCCAGATGTTGCCGGTGCCTGGCTGGACCTTACCCGAAATGTGAACACCATGGCGAGTAACCTTACCAGCCAGGTGAGGGAGATCGCCAATGTAGCAACTGCGGTAGCAAACGGGGATCTTTCACAAAAGATCTCCATTGATGTAAAAGGTGAGATAGCTGAACTTAAGGATACTATTAACCAGATGGTGGACTCCCTGAACGTTTTTGCTGCAGAGGTAACCCGTGTGGCGCGTGAGGTAGGAACCGAAGGTAAACTGGGAGGCCAGGCAGAAGTACCTAATGTTGCAGGTACCTGGAAAGGCCTCACAGATAATGTAAACACGATGGCGAGTAACCTTACCACCCAGGTGAGGGAGATCGCATCGGTAACCACTGCGGTTGCACACGGGGATCTTTCGCAAAAGATCTCGGAGCAGGGGAAAGGAGGAGAGGTACTGGAACTTTCCACCACGATCAACATCATGGTTGACGCTCTTAACATTTTTGCAGATGAGGTAACCAACGTGGCACGTGAGGTGGGTACAGAAGGTATCCTGGGAGGCCAGGCAGAGGTGCCAAACGTGGCGGGATCCTGGAAGGACCTTACAGATAATGTGAACCAGATGGCGAGCAACCTTACCTCCCAGGTAAGGGATATTGCAGGAGTATCTACTGCACTTGCACGTGGTGATTTCTCCAGGAAGATCGATGTGGAGGTGAAAGGTGAGGTACAGGAACTTAAGAATAATATAAATGCGATGGTAGACTCCTTTACTACCATTGTAAAAGCGGCCAATACTATTGCTGAAGGTAACTTCGCCATTGAGATGCCACTGCGTTCTGAAGCAGATCAACTTGGTATTGCATTGAACACGATGACCGAGAACCTGAAACGAATTTCTGAAGAGAATGAGAATGAAGCCTGGATCAAGACCGGGCAGGCGGGTCTTAACGACAGGATGCGTGGAGAGCAGGACCTGTTGACCTTATCAAAGAATATTATTTCCTACCTCACTAAATACCTGGGTGGCCAGGTGGGGGTTATCTACCTTGCTGAAAAGCACAAGGATAAAAAGCAATTGAGGATGACAGGTTCCTATGCCTTTACCCACAGGAAATCCCTTAAGACGACCTTTGAATTTGGTGAAGGACTTGCTGGACAGGCGGCGCTTGAGAAAGAAGTAATTGTCCTGTCGGGAATACCATCAGATTATATAAGTGTTTCATCGGGTCTCGGGGAAAAGAAGCCAAGCAACATCCTCGTTCAGCCATTTATTATTGATGGGGAAGTAAAGGGGGTCATAGAAATTGGATCTTTCAAGACCTTTAATGACAGTCAGCTGGAATTAATGCGTTCAGTAGGAGAAAATATCGCGATCACGACCAACTCGTCCCTGGATAGGGAAAAGATGAAAGACCTGCTGGAGGAATCACAAAGACAGTCTGAAGAACTACTTAAACAGCAGGAAAAATTACAGATACAGAGTAAGGAATTGCAAATGGCCAATGATGACCTGGAGTCCAAGACCAAGGATCTGGAAATGCAGAAAGAAGACCTGCAATCGAGTAGGGTTGAGGTAGAGCGCAAAGCCAAGGAGCTTGAACTGGCCAGTAAATATAAATCTGAGTTCCTGGCAAATATGTCACATGAACTTAGAACACCATTAAACAGCCTTCTTATCTTGTCCAAGGACCTTAGTGATAACAGGAAAGGAAACCTGTTAAAGGATCAGCAAAAATCTGCCAGTATCATTTACGAAGGTGGATTAAACCTGCTGAATCTTATCAACGATATCCTGGACCTTTCTAAGGTAGAAGCAGGAAAGCTTCAAATTCATCCCGAGGAAGTTATGGTTGACAGCCTGGTGAATAACCTGCAGGATCAATTTGAGCCACTGGCCAAATCCAAAAAGCTGAAATTCACAATTCAAAGTAAAACAAATGCCCCTGAAAGGATAATAACAGATGGGCAGCGGCTGGAGCAGATCATCAAGAACCTTATTTCCAATGCCATTAAGTTTACTGAAAAAGGAGCAGTGAGTGTCTCCATTGGAAAACCTGATGAAAGGGTGAACTTCAGGGAAATAACCTTGTCAAAATCTGAAGTGTTGGAAATTTCAGTTAAAGACAGCGGTATTGGAATTCCTGAAGCCAAGCGAATGATGATCTTTGAGGCATTTCAACAGGCAGAAGGAGGTACCAGTCGTCAATATGGCGGGACAGGATTGGGATTAACAATTTCAAGAGAATT
Protein-coding sequences here:
- a CDS encoding response regulator, which codes for MSKILLVEDDHYLGIILNDQLEMNGYDVTLLRLPGETVQKLQEEPFDLVIMDKLLSGVDGTEICADIRDTEGISNTPILMMSGLDGASKICIAAGANNFIEKPFEVDSFLESIESTLSMSKNVADKKD
- a CDS encoding HAMP domain-containing protein, which gives rise to MKRSKRVADEDMFKDSDYMHEQLDRLIFALEAFREGDISVRLSKERNDKFADVAEAYNTMVEMIGGVSTEVSRISRVGGIEGNLDARAEFKASTGVWKDMIDNINILIEAIAKPVLEVSRILNSIAAGKLEDKFSLTVTGDFRAMADVINRTLGSLNIFAEQVTLVAREVGVEGKLGGQASVPNVSGTWKDLTDNVNHMATNLTEQVREIARVTTAVADGDLSRKITEEGKGGEVLGLSTTINRMVDSLNIFAAEVTNVAREVGVEGKLGGQANVPNVAGTWKDLTVNVNTMASNLTAQVREIAGVATSVANGDLSKKISINVKGEIAELKDTINQMVDSLNIFSDEVTRVAREVGTEGKLGGQAEVPDVAGTWKDLTDNVNTMASNLTNQVREIASVTTAVAQGDLSQKITEEGKGGEVLILSNTINSMVDSLTLFAAEVTRVAREVGTEGKLGGQATVPSAAGTWKDLTDNVNIMVSNVTTQVREIANVATAVADGDLSQKISIDVKGEIAELKDTINQMVDSLNIFSDEVTRVAREVGTEGILGGQAKVPDVAGTWKDLTDNVNYMASNLTTQVREIANVATAVAKGDLAQKIAIEAKGEIAELKETINTMVDSLNIFSDEVTRVAREVGTEGILGGQAEVPNVGGAWLELTENVNTMASNLTTQVREIASVTKAVANGDLSKKISEEEKGGEVLELSTIINTMVDSLNILSNEVTRVAREVGTEGMLGGQAEVPDVAGAWLDLTRNVNTMASNLTSQVREIANVATAVANGDLSQKISIDVKGEIAELKDTINQMVDSLNVFAAEVTRVAREVGTEGKLGGQAEVPNVAGTWKGLTDNVNTMASNLTTQVREIASVTTAVAHGDLSQKISEQGKGGEVLELSTTINIMVDALNIFADEVTNVAREVGTEGILGGQAEVPNVAGSWKDLTDNVNQMASNLTSQVRDIAGVSTALARGDFSRKIDVEVKGEVQELKNNINAMVDSFTTIVKAANTIAEGNFAIEMPLRSEADQLGIALNTMTENLKRISEENENEAWIKTGQAGLNDRMRGEQDLLTLSKNIISYLTKYLGGQVGVIYLAEKHKDKKQLRMTGSYAFTHRKSLKTTFEFGEGLAGQAALEKEVIVLSGIPSDYISVSSGLGEKKPSNILVQPFIIDGEVKGVIEIGSFKTFNDSQLELMRSVGENIAITTNSSLDREKMKDLLEESQRQSEELLKQQEKLQIQSKELQMANDDLESKTKDLEMQKEDLQSSRVEVERKAKELELASKYKSEFLANMSHELRTPLNSLLILSKDLSDNRKGNLLKDQQKSASIIYEGGLNLLNLINDILDLSKVEAGKLQIHPEEVMVDSLVNNLQDQFEPLAKSKKLKFTIQSKTNAPERIITDGQRLEQIIKNLISNAIKFTEKGAVSVSIGKPDERVNFREITLSKSEVLEISVKDSGIGIPEAKRMMIFEAFQQAEGGTSRQYGGTGLGLTISRELSRLLGGEIHIESTEGKGSIFTVFIPLDLTSAPIKEMDDAISSYTEPNYDKSQNNGVPLVTKTNASIGENYMCDDRENLKASEYSLLIFESDKNIAQTVKKIGKQYGFKLLCAMDGKEGMKLAAQYQPNGIILDDELEDMKGLKVLEHLKFNLKTRHIPVYFMAAEDYSREALGKGAMGFSLKPVAFKDIEYAIQKIENLRTSPSRELLIIEDDAPTLKAIKSMLENQEMNISTAVTGKAGLEKLLAKNFDCVILDLNLPDINGFEVLKKLKSAEKENNVPVVVYTGKELTKKEVKELNKFTESVLIKGASSPETLLDEVSLILHSDESKFSSRQKKIMADLHDPKHFLQDKTVLLVDDDGRNSYAISKALYDSGMKVIIADNGKMAIEKLEEEKDIDIVLMDVMMPVMDGYEAMKRIRERTEFKNIPIISLTAKAMPEDKAKCLEAGANDYLTKPVNIDKLLNIVQLWLHQ